The Argentina anserina chromosome 3, drPotAnse1.1, whole genome shotgun sequence genome includes a region encoding these proteins:
- the LOC126787035 gene encoding uncharacterized protein LOC126787035, translating into MNNIHKFRIEGFGIKNYYSCIDPWIDIAITCNVVELDLDLLHFGFPDQRVDWDLASVIAIAPTSNCFPRFKYLHVTLNRPRLLDWIEKLFASCPQLEDLIVYGNLGSLGHSDLNKTDAGASTDVTGMPKRKVQSPPYLKDYVRKARLEVVDSMANNRRGFRGFRGEGHDNDNNNMEEIRRALQQLSERMARIETQGRNRGGFDGEREENPFHRRALRDETGEGGHGNKSFDMKVDLPEFEGRIQPEEFINWLNTVERVFDYKVVPDEDRVKMVAIKLTKQASAWWETLKLRRERLGKSKIKSWEKMKKAMKEKFLPDNYVQDSFMKLHGLRQGLRSVDEFTEEFDLLSMRCAVTETEEQTIARYLAGLRKEIHDVLVLHQFWSFNDVYKLAIQIEKQQKPRNKRVGAEDYEQRKFGAAKMITNAEHGKPMEVQKNLPQESRTLKDGGRKNVKCFKCSRLGHIASECPNRRIVSLVEELGESSDRIDGPPVYDDYREEADEEITWSDHGDSLVIRRVMNTVKVEENPNWLRHNIFHTKCTANEKVCHVIIDGGSCENIVSEEMVDKLSLKTERKPESYKLSWFKKGNDVIVNQRCLVTFSIGSKYQDAQWCDVAPMDACHLLLGRPWQFDRRAIHDEYKNTYSFVKDEVKVILGPSKSESSPKPTKRENRSFLSMGSSLPNRPHYRMSPQEYEELNRQVTELLEKGVIRESMSLCAVPALLTPKKDGTWRMRPGDEWKTAFKTRDGLFEWMVMPFGLTNAPSTFMRLMNQVFRPYIGKFVVVYFDDILVYSPDASQHVDHLKKIFEVLREQKLYANLKKCEFLTESLIFLGYVISVDGIKVDSKKVEAILEWPTPQSIHDIRSFHGLASFYRRFIRNFSYIVAPMTNCLKSNIFNWTEAAERSFQAIKHAITNAPVLVLPDFQKIFEVDCDASKIGVGAVLSQEGKPVAFFSENLNETRQRYSTYDIEFYAIMQALRQWRQYLIYKEFVLYSDHEALKFINGQHKLNRRHAQWVEELQEYYFVIRHKSGVQNKVADALSRKEALLSIMGAQVLGFEQLKELYKDDSDFGSTWAECVASKPTSDFHIKDGYLFKGSRLCIPNCSMRLLIIEKQHGGGLGCHFGRDKTLALVNDKLYWPKLSKEVLRYVQRCRTCHVAKSRSQNTGLYTPLPEPQAPWIDVSMDFILGFPRTKQGYDSILVVVDRFSKMAHFLPCKKTMDASHIAHIYFREVLKRAGKNAYVLDLPGEIGVSPTFNVADLQLYHGENTITSSDSRSSSLQPQESDAGASTDVTGMPKRKVQSPPYLKDYVRK; encoded by the exons ATGAATAATATTCATAAATTCCGTATTGAAGGTTTTGGCAtcaagaattattattcttgtATTGATCCTTGGATCGATATTGCCATTACGTGCAATGTTGTTGAACTtgaccttgatcttcttcatTTCGGCTTCCCAGATCAGCGTGTTGA TTGGGACCTAGCTAGTGTCATTGCCATAGCACCTACCTCAAATTGTTTTCCTCGTTTCAAGTACCTACATGTGACACTTAACCGTCCTCGACTTCTCGACTGGATCGAGAAGCTATTTGCTTCTTGTCCTCAGCTTGAAGATTTGATTGTATATGGAAATCTTGGGTCGCTTGGTCATTCAGATTTGAACAAAACTGATGCAGGAGCATCTACTGATGTCACAGGCATGCCTAAGAGGAAGGTTCAAAGTCCACCATATCTCAAGGATTATGTTAGAAA AGCTCGGTTGGAGGTGGTGGATTCCATGGCTAATAACAGGCGCGGTTTTAGGGGATTCCGAGGGGAAGGTCATGACAACGACAACAACAACATGGAGGAAATTAGGAGAGCACTTCAACAGCTCAGTGAGCGAATGGCTCGCATCGAAACTCAAGGCCGAAACAGAGGGGGTTTCGACGGGGAACGGGAGGAAAATCCTTTTCATCGCCGTGCTCTTAGGGATGAGACGGGTGAAGGGGGACATGGCAACAAATCTTTTGATATGAAAGTGGATCTGCCAGAGTTTGAGGGGAGGATCCAACCTGAGGAGTTTATCAATTGGCTCAATACGGTGGAGCGGGTCTTCGATTACAAAGTAGTTCCTGATGAAGACAGGGTGAAGATGGTTGCAATCAAACTAACAAAACAGGCCTCTGCGTGGTGGGAAACATTGAAGCTTCGGCGCGAACGCTTAGGAAAGTCAAAGATTAAGTCTTGGGAAAAGATGAAAAAGGCAATGAAGGAGAAATTCTTACCAGACAATTATGTACAAGATTCCTTTATGAAGTTACATGGCTTGAGGCAAGGTCTTCGATCTGTTGATGAATTTACTGAAGAGTTTGACCTCTTGAGTATGAGATGTGCTGTGACTGAAACAGAAGAGCAGACGATTGCACGGTACCTTGCAGGGTTGAGGAAAGAAATACATGATGTTTTGGTGTTACATCAATTTTGGTCCTTTAATGATGTGTACAAGTTGGCAATCCAAATAGAGAAACAACAAAAGCCTCGGAATAAGCGTGTTGGGGCTGAAGATTATGAGCAAAGAAAATTTGGGGCTGCGAAGATGATAACAAATGCGGAGCATGGAAAACCGATGGAAGTACAGAAAAATCTGCCTCAAGAGAGTCGTACTTTGAAAGATGGAGGTAGGAAGAATGTCAAGTGTTTTAAGTGCTCGAGACTAGGACATATTGCGTCCGAATGTCCTAATAGGAGAATCGTCAGTTTAGTAGAGGAATTGGGTGAGTCAAGCGATCGAATAGATGGGCCACCAGTGTATGACGACTATAGAGAAGAAGCTGATGAAGAAATCACATGGAGTGACCATGGCGACTCACTGGTAATCCGCAGGGTGATGAATACTGTAAAGGTGGAGGAGAATCCTAATTGGTTGAGGCACAACATCTTTCATACGAAATGCACAGCTAATGAAAAGGTATGTCATGTTATTATTGATGGAGGGAGTTGTGAGAATATAGTGTCAGAAGAGATGGTCGATAAACTTAGTTTGAAGACAGAGCGAAAGCCAGAATCATATAAGCTCTCATGGTTCAAGAAGGGGAATGATGTGATTGTTAACCAGCGATGCTTGGTGACGTTCTCTATTGGTAGCAAATACCAAGATGCACAGTGGTGTGACGTGGCTCCGATGGATGCATGTCATTTGTTGTTGGGGCGTCCTTGGCAGTTTGATCGTAGAGCAATACATGATGAATACAAAAATACTTATAGTTTTGTCAAAGATGAGGTGAAGGTAATCTTGGGGCCGTCTAAGTCTGAGAGCAGTCCAAAGCCAACCAAAAGGGAGAATAGGAGTTTTTTGTCTATGG GGTCTAGCCTGCCTAATAGGCCTCACTACCGTATGAGTCCGCAAGAATATGAGGAGCTCAATAGACAAGTGACAGAATTACTAGAAAAAGGGGTTATCCGGGAGAGTATGAGTCTGTGCGCGGTTCCAGCATTACTCACACCTAAGAAAGATGGGACATGGCGTATGCGGCCTGGTGATGAGTGGAAAACTGCATTCAAGACTCGTGATGGTTTATTTGAATGGATGGTTATGCCGTTTGGTTTGACAAATGCCCCAAGCACATTTATGCGCTTGATGAATCAGGTATTTCGACCATATATTGGAAAATTTGTTGTGGTGTATTTTGACGATATTCTTGTCTATAGCCCGGATGCATCTCAACATGTTGATCACTTGAAGAAGATTTTTGAAGTACTTAGGGAACAAAAGCTTTATGCCAACCTGAAGAAGTGTGAGTTCCTTACTGAAAGTTTAATATTTCTGGGCTATGTTATTTCTGTTGATGGTATTAAAGTAGACAGCAAAAAAGTTGAAGCTATCCTCGAGTGGCCTACACCGCAGTCTATACATGATATTCGGAGTTTTCATGGGTTAGCCTCATTCTATCGCAGATTTATTAGAAATTTCAGTTATATTGTCGCACCTATGACGAATTGTCTGAAGAGTAACATATTTAACTGGACTGAGGCAGCAGAGAGGAGCTTCCAAGCTATCAAACATGCCATCACTAATGCACCTGTGTTAGTATTGCCGGATTTTCAGAAAATTTTTGAGGTTGATTGTGATGCTTCAAAGATTGGTGTTGGGGCAGTTCTAAGCCAAGAAGGAAAGCCGGTAGCATTCTTCAGCGAAAATCTCAATGAGACAAGGCAAAGGTACTCTACTTATGATATTGAATTTTATGCAATTATGCAAGCTCTTCGGCAGTGGCGACAATATTTGATCTATAAAGAGTTTGTCCTGTACTCTGACCATGAAGCATTGAAATTTATTAACGGTCAACACAAGTTGAATCGAAGGCATGCACAATGGGTAGAAGAACTTCAAGAGTATTACTTTGTGATCCGGCATAAATCTGGGGTTCAAAATAAAGTGGCAGATGCCTTGAGTCGCAAGGAAGCCTTGCTATCAATCATGGGAGCCCAAGTGCTTGGGTTTGAGCAATTAAAAGAGCTATATAAGGATGATTCTGATTTTGGGAGTACGTGGGCAGAATGTGTGGCATCAAAACCCACATCTGATTTTCATATCAAGGATGGATACTTGTTCAAGGGAAGTCGGCTCTGCATCCCTAACTGCTCTATGCGTCTCTTGATCATCGAAAAGCAACACGGTGGTGGTTTGGGATGCCATTTTGGGCGTGACAAAACACTAGCACTAGTTAATGACAAATTATATTGGCCAAAGCTATCTAAAGAAGTGTTGAGGTATGTGCAACGCTGCAGAACTTGTCATGTAGCTAAAAGTCGTAGCCAAAACACAGGACTCTACACACCCTTGCCTGAACCTCAAGCTCCCTGGATCGACGTGAGTATGGATTTCATTCTGGGCTTCCCAAGAACAAAGCAAGGATATGATTCAATTTTGGTAGTGGTTGATCGTTTCTCAAAGATGGCGCATTTTCTACCTTGCAAGAAGACCATGGATGCTAGTCATATTGCTCATATTTATTTTCGAGAG GTGTTGAAGCGTGCTGGGAAGAATGCATACGTGTTAGACCTCCCTGGAGAAATTGGGGTCTCACCAACATTTAATGTGGCTGATTTACAACTTTATCATGGGGAGAACACAATTACTAGCTCAGACTCGAGGTCGAGTTCTCTTCAACCCCAGGAGTCTGATGCAGGAGCATCTACTGATGTCACAGGCATGCCTAAGAGGAAGGTTCAAAGTCCACCATATCTCAAGGATTATGTTAGAAAGTAA
- the LOC126787988 gene encoding protein GRAVITROPIC IN THE LIGHT 1 encodes MDSVSRSAVTPSKSRLARTIAKVLHLRTVTGIAPVDGIQKGNSQEIGIQKVNYQEIGVQKGKSQEFAVQKAKSQEIGIQKIKSKENGYQKFKSQEIGIQKVQDDRNAPAPKVRVSLSQSFEKNNDKLQERAALEALLAKLFASVSSVKAAYAELQYAQTPYDAEGIRAADHTVVNELKNLSELKRCFLKKEFDPSPETTFVLAEIEEQKSVLKTYEIMGKKLESQVRLKDSEVIFLGEKLQEANKQNKLLEKRVYQSGQLYVPENLHLSGLSPSHFITVLRHTVKSIRIFVRMMMDEMKSAGWDIHSAANSIDGGEVVYWKEDHKCFAFEHFVCREMFDAFQHPNFSLPNELLPDKKKQQQQLFFERFTELKPWKAKEYLSRNPKSAFAKFCRVKYLRLIHPKMETSFAGDLNQRNLVNAGEFPSTNFFSLFADMAKRVWLLHLLAFSFNPEAAIFQVSKGCRFSEVYMESVVEEAFLSTASEPVVGFTVVPGFRLGKTVVQCQVYLTSQLQSNPGKQR; translated from the coding sequence ATGGATTCAGTGAGTCGATCAGCTGTAACTCCATCTAAAAGTAGGCTTGCACGAACTATTGCAAAAGTTCTTCATCTTCGCACTGTAACAGGAATTGCCCCCGTTGATGGGATTCAGAAAGGTAACTCCCAAGAAATTGGAATTCAGAAGGTTAACTACCAAGAAATTGGGGTTCAGAAAGGCAAGTCCCAAGAATTTGCTGTTCAGAAAGCCAAGTCCCAAGAAATTGGGATTCAGAAAATTAAGTCCAAAGAAAATGGATATCAGAAGTTCAAATCGCAAGAAATTGGAATCCAGAAAGTTCAGGATGATCGGAATGCTCCCGCTCCCAAGGTTCGGGTTAGTCTGTCtcaatcgtttgagaagaACAACGACAAGCTTCAGGAAAGAGCTGCCTTGGAAGCTCTTCTTGCAAAGCTGTTTGCCAGTGTTTCATCTGTTAAAGCTGCTTATGCTGAACTACAGTATGCTCAAACACCTTATGATGCTGAAGGAATTCGTGCCGCTGATCATACAGTAGTTAACGAGCTGAAGAACTTGTCCGAGTTGAAGAGGTGTTTCTTAAAAAAGGAGTTTGATCCTTCGCCAGAGACTACTTTTGTGTTGGCTGAGATTGAGGAACAGAAGAGTGTTCTCAAAACCTATGAGATTATGGGAAAAAAGTTGGAATCGCAGGTGAGGCTTAAAGACTCTGAAGTAATATTTCTTGGTGAGAAGTTGCAGGAAGCCAATAAACAGAACAAGTTGCTCGAAAAAAGAGTCTACCAAAGTGGGCAGTTATATGTGCCTGAGAATCTTCATTTATCTGGTTTAAGTCCTAGCCATTTCATTACAGTTCTTCGACACACAGTCAAgtccattcggatctttgttaggatgatgatggatgaaatgAAGTCTGCTGGGTGGGACATTCATTCAGCAGCTAATTCAATCGATGGTGGTGAAGTTGTTTATTGGAAAGAAGACCACAAATGTTTTGCATTTGAACACTTTGTTTGCAGGGAAATGTTTGATGCTTTCCAACACCCCAACTTCTCACTTCCAAACGAGCTATTGCCAGATAAGAAAAAACAGCAGCAACAGCTCTTTTTCGAGAGATTCACAGAACTCAAACCTTGGAAGGCGAAGGAGTATCTCTCTCGAAATCCTAAATCAGCATTTGCCAAATTCTGCCGCGTCAAGTACTTGCGACTGATCCATCCTAAGATGGAAACATCATTTGCTGGCGATCTGAATCAAAGAAACCTTGTGAATGCCGGTGAGTTTCCAAGCaccaatttcttttctttatttgcTGACATGGCAAAACGCGTCTGGCTCCTGCATTTGTTGGCCTTCTCCTTCAATCCCGAAGCTGCAATCTTCCAAGTGAGCAAAGGGTGTCGGTTTTCAGAAGTCTACATGGAAAGTGTGGTAGAGGAAGCCTTCCTTTCAACGGCATCAGAACCAGTTGTAGGATTCACAGTTGTTCCAGGATTCAGGCTCGGTAAAACTGTCGTTCAATGCCAAGTTTACCTCACCTCTCAGCTACAGTCCAATCCAGGTAAACAAAGGTAA
- the LOC126787037 gene encoding uncharacterized protein LOC126787037 has product MAPSCSLATIDSSNIGFKLLQKHGWKEGTGLGISEQGRLEPVETYLKNDKLGLGAEKLQVKKPHSNNKEARLAKKKKKMQELEKRLQEKEFERAFCREFWPDNV; this is encoded by the coding sequence ATGGCACCATCATGTTCATTAGCAACCATAGATTCATCCAACATAGGTTTTAAGCTTTTGCAGAAACATGGTTGGAAGGAAGGAACTGGTCTTGGGATTTCTGAGCAGGGAAGGTTGGAGCCTGTAGAAACTTACTTGAAGAATGACAAACTGGGTCTGGGAGCAGAAAAATTACAGGTGAAGAAGCCGCATTCAAACAACAAGGAAGCTCGACttgcaaagaagaagaagaagatgcagGAGTTGGAGAAGAGATTGCAAGAGAAGGAATTTGAGCGCGCCTTTTGTAGGGAGTTCTGGCCAGATAATGTATGA